Proteins from a single region of Bdellovibrio bacteriovorus HD100:
- a CDS encoding ABC1 kinase family protein produces MFAKHGFHQVAEKVKLGKFIIQRLNASSDVEQLSTPERMRMSFEELGPTFVKLGQLLATRPDLVPDEYVTEFEKLHDRVQPLSFETVETVLREEFGNSLYQKFESIEQEPLGSASIAQVHRARLSTGESVVIKVQRPGIIQTINDDLNVLYLLAELLVTYIPETRTYNPVGIVDEYFRTLELETNFVVEANNIRRFQENFSEDENVKIPKVYLDLTTERVLVMEALPGVPLSQEASLQQPGIDPEEVIRRGLKAYLKMVFQDGLFHGDLHAGNFFVLPENRIGLIDFGVVGRLNTRTQASIANMLLALSREDYERLAYEYVDLAPFTDRVNIDIFAKDLRELIAPYFGLTLKNVNLGKVLMRSSGIAARHHIQVPTDLMLFFKSIVSIEGMGRKIHKDFDFLQYSLEFAGDLAKTHFGPERILNDMSQMARESKTFLNALPRQLNFFLRKVNSPDHAFKLNVTEIKELKRSVESSSNLLFLGVIIAALIMSASFVYVHETVSHIAGMPTISFIGYIIAGFLGMFAFLNYIRKP; encoded by the coding sequence GTGTTCGCAAAGCACGGGTTTCACCAGGTCGCGGAAAAGGTAAAGCTCGGTAAATTCATCATCCAGCGTTTGAACGCGAGCTCTGACGTCGAACAACTTTCGACGCCAGAGCGGATGAGAATGAGCTTTGAGGAACTGGGTCCCACGTTCGTAAAACTGGGACAACTGCTTGCCACCCGTCCGGATCTGGTTCCGGATGAATATGTCACTGAATTTGAAAAGCTGCATGACCGTGTGCAGCCCCTGTCCTTCGAAACGGTTGAAACCGTTCTGCGCGAGGAGTTCGGGAACTCCCTTTACCAAAAATTTGAATCCATTGAACAAGAACCCCTGGGCTCTGCCAGCATTGCCCAGGTTCACCGCGCGCGCCTCAGTACCGGCGAAAGCGTCGTCATCAAGGTTCAGCGGCCGGGAATCATTCAGACCATCAATGATGACCTGAATGTGCTTTATCTGCTGGCTGAACTGCTGGTCACTTATATCCCCGAAACCCGCACCTATAATCCCGTGGGCATCGTGGATGAGTACTTCCGCACCCTGGAACTTGAAACAAACTTTGTTGTTGAAGCCAACAATATCCGCCGCTTCCAGGAAAACTTCTCAGAAGATGAGAATGTCAAAATCCCCAAAGTCTATCTGGATCTGACGACAGAAAGGGTTCTGGTTATGGAAGCCCTGCCGGGCGTTCCGCTGAGCCAGGAAGCTTCTTTACAGCAACCGGGCATCGATCCCGAGGAGGTCATTCGCAGGGGGCTCAAAGCCTATCTGAAGATGGTCTTTCAAGACGGTCTTTTTCACGGGGACCTGCATGCCGGAAACTTCTTTGTCCTTCCTGAAAACAGAATCGGTTTGATTGATTTTGGTGTTGTGGGACGCCTGAACACACGCACGCAAGCCTCGATTGCCAATATGCTTTTGGCGCTGTCACGTGAAGACTATGAACGCCTGGCCTATGAATACGTCGATCTGGCGCCGTTCACGGACCGGGTGAATATTGATATTTTCGCCAAGGACCTGCGCGAACTGATTGCACCGTATTTTGGGCTGACACTGAAAAATGTGAACCTGGGAAAAGTGCTGATGCGCTCTTCCGGTATCGCCGCCCGCCACCATATTCAGGTGCCGACGGATCTGATGCTGTTCTTTAAATCGATTGTTTCCATCGAAGGCATGGGCCGCAAGATCCACAAGGACTTTGATTTTCTGCAGTACTCTTTGGAGTTTGCCGGCGATCTGGCCAAGACTCACTTCGGGCCTGAAAGAATCCTGAACGACATGTCGCAAATGGCGCGGGAATCAAAAACCTTCCTGAACGCCCTGCCTCGCCAGCTGAACTTCTTCCTGCGCAAGGTGAATAGTCCGGACCATGCTTTTAAATTGAATGTCACGGAAATCAAGGAACTGAAACGCTCGGTGGAAAGCTCTTCCAATTTGCTTTTCCTGGGTGTGATTATCGCCGCTTTGATTATGAGCGCGTCTTTCGTATACGTTCACGAAACGGTCAGCCACATTGCCGGAATGCCGACGATCAGCTTTATCGGCTATATCATCGCAGGCTTCCTGGGCATGTTTGCGTTTCTCAATTACATTAGAAAACCCTGA
- a CDS encoding MotA/TolQ/ExbB proton channel family protein codes for MEFLLSLGRAFTSSDAFWMWAILAAQVVSVAIIAERSIALFVNRKVNQKDLSKTIAEDIKSGNLDKALRRSLQMSAKEPLGVVASAGIQAAIDMGGKEEIQLKMDEVLLEENSRIEKRIGFLAMFANVATLVGLLGTITGLIHSFAGIANANPVEKAAILSNGISLAMNTTAYGLIVAVPALIMYAVLQNRATKLSEDLNKASLNLFIQLGFHYAPVSDKKERTLV; via the coding sequence ATGGAATTCCTATTGTCACTTGGTCGCGCTTTCACTTCTTCTGACGCTTTCTGGATGTGGGCTATTTTGGCTGCTCAGGTAGTGTCCGTGGCGATTATCGCCGAACGTTCTATCGCTCTTTTTGTGAACCGCAAGGTGAACCAAAAAGATCTTTCCAAAACTATCGCTGAAGACATTAAAAGCGGTAACTTGGACAAGGCTCTGCGCAGATCCCTGCAAATGAGCGCCAAAGAGCCATTGGGAGTTGTTGCTTCCGCTGGTATCCAGGCGGCTATTGATATGGGCGGCAAAGAGGAAATCCAGTTAAAGATGGACGAAGTCCTGCTTGAAGAAAACTCCCGCATTGAAAAACGCATCGGCTTCCTGGCGATGTTTGCCAACGTGGCCACTCTGGTGGGTCTGTTGGGTACTATCACCGGTCTGATTCATTCTTTCGCCGGTATTGCCAATGCCAACCCGGTTGAAAAAGCGGCGATTCTTTCCAATGGTATTTCTTTGGCGATGAATACAACCGCTTACGGACTGATTGTCGCCGTGCCTGCTCTGATCATGTATGCAGTTTTGCAGAATCGTGCGACCAAACTGTCAGAAGATCTTAATAAAGCGTCTTTGAATTTGTTCATCCAACTGGGCTTCCACTACGCTCCGGTTTCTGACAAGAAAGAAAGAACTCTTGTATGA
- a CDS encoding LysR family transcriptional regulator, translated as MQQLYYELSVLAKAVNFKNLSAAALHVGLSQPQLSRIIAKIEDELKIVLLDRSAKRKSGWTAVAFQLSEIFEKSIRRLETELQGISNNQMVGELHIGTLEGLSDFALNTSRLCFEEVGVKKITLDIFDLNELEANFLSGNLDLIFTSKQPGRQKFKYLMELGFQKLEHIESSKKFNVLSTFEYGRANKKELEHFPHVFVSNSLSIRRSWFDKHGGTGHLPTEAKRGRAKDSEPVMMIGSELLNPMLWENIISAIEE; from the coding sequence ATGCAACAGTTGTACTATGAACTCAGTGTCCTGGCCAAAGCAGTCAACTTTAAGAATCTTTCTGCTGCCGCCCTGCACGTGGGACTGAGCCAGCCCCAGCTTTCCCGTATCATCGCCAAGATCGAGGACGAACTGAAAATCGTCCTGCTGGATCGCTCGGCGAAAAGAAAGTCCGGATGGACCGCCGTGGCCTTCCAGCTTTCCGAAATCTTTGAAAAATCCATCCGTCGTCTTGAAACCGAACTTCAGGGTATCAGCAACAACCAGATGGTGGGTGAACTGCACATCGGCACCCTGGAAGGGCTTTCCGATTTTGCCCTGAACACGTCCCGTCTTTGTTTTGAAGAGGTCGGCGTTAAAAAGATCACCCTGGATATCTTTGACCTGAATGAACTGGAAGCCAATTTCCTGTCCGGAAATCTGGATCTGATCTTCACCTCCAAACAACCGGGCCGCCAGAAATTCAAATATCTGATGGAGCTGGGCTTCCAGAAACTGGAGCACATTGAATCCTCTAAGAAGTTCAATGTTCTTTCCACATTCGAATACGGTCGCGCCAACAAGAAGGAACTGGAACACTTCCCTCACGTTTTTGTATCCAACTCTCTGTCCATCCGTCGCTCCTGGTTTGATAAACATGGCGGCACCGGACATCTTCCCACCGAAGCCAAACGCGGTCGCGCCAAAGACTCCGAACCCGTGATGATGATCGGCTCCGAACTGCTCAATCCCATGCTCTGGGAAAACATCATTTCCGCGATCGAGGAATAG
- the rnr gene encoding ribonuclease R: protein MQKKKILTGTIKRHPDGFGFFIPDDKEHPDVYIPRHSMEGIMTNDKVAVEVTPEKGGERFRGELDHVLSRGTKTVVGRFFKMNERTGLIRDEGKGWGQDLKIKIEDSMQAKDKELVAAEITSYPDDGKPFTGKVIEIIGDAMDPLTDLKRVIRANHIPLEFSKATLEEAEHFSEVPDEKDFKGRRDLRDKALITIDGATAKDFDDAVYVETLNEGFLLYVAIADVSHYVKIGTAIDKDAYERGTSVYMPNFVVPMLPEVLSNGLCSLNPHVPRLCLVAEMLFDFTGELVKSDFYEAVMESKARVTYGEAQEIIDGNEVEKHKHVKDHILRLSDLAKILMAKRFKEGSLDLEIPETELVIDGAGVPVDIQRSERLFAHRLIEEMMLAANVAVAKFLSSREIPALYRIHEPPNEMAIRTLEKYLANFGGKTKLGSGKLQKRLTKALEEFEGRPEAQILNILTLRSMSQAKYNMNNVGHFGLGFEFYTHFTSPIRRYPDLIVHRLLKTQVMPNSRYRLMSEDDLATAGTILSAAEQRSTKAERQVQSIKKARFMQKFIGQEFDGMISSVAKFGVFVLLREYDIDGLVRLDDLGGDRFEFDEENLRLVAKRSGFAYSIGDSIRIQVVAADPEQGQINFALAGLEKEEHDDARTPAERSASAVLKRLHGDKRPKDHISHGKKKHQDREFERGEKRADKKAGNKDFGKKKEFGKKNFREEGPDRFKQKPGKSKFFGDVRKDAPEGSSEKLRKVEKQYNLKPRQLDNEEKRGPDKSLLEMILGPERYREQVNGDAADKPKLSKKLMFAEQSKLRDNDDNSEKNSDSLKHRTPDRKDSKKRGKTENDRGGVRKARVSPGRGKGKAR, encoded by the coding sequence ATGCAAAAGAAAAAAATCCTCACTGGCACCATCAAAAGACATCCCGACGGATTTGGATTTTTCATCCCTGACGACAAAGAACACCCCGACGTCTATATCCCCCGCCACTCCATGGAAGGCATCATGACCAATGATAAGGTCGCCGTGGAAGTCACCCCCGAAAAAGGGGGCGAAAGATTCCGTGGCGAACTTGATCATGTTCTAAGTCGTGGAACCAAAACCGTCGTCGGTCGCTTCTTCAAAATGAACGAACGCACCGGTCTTATCCGCGACGAAGGCAAAGGCTGGGGTCAGGATCTGAAAATCAAGATCGAAGACTCCATGCAAGCCAAGGACAAGGAACTGGTTGCTGCCGAGATCACCAGCTATCCCGACGACGGCAAACCGTTCACCGGCAAAGTCATCGAAATCATCGGTGACGCCATGGATCCCCTGACTGACCTGAAACGTGTGATTCGCGCCAATCATATCCCTCTGGAGTTTTCAAAAGCCACCTTGGAAGAGGCCGAACACTTCAGCGAAGTCCCTGATGAAAAAGACTTCAAAGGCCGCCGCGATCTGCGCGACAAAGCCCTGATCACCATTGACGGCGCCACTGCCAAAGACTTTGACGATGCCGTCTATGTGGAAACCCTGAATGAGGGCTTCCTGCTTTATGTGGCCATCGCCGATGTCAGCCACTACGTCAAAATCGGCACCGCCATCGACAAAGACGCCTATGAACGCGGAACCTCGGTGTACATGCCGAACTTTGTGGTGCCGATGCTGCCTGAAGTTCTGAGTAACGGCCTTTGCTCCCTGAATCCACACGTGCCACGCCTGTGCCTGGTGGCTGAGATGCTGTTTGATTTCACCGGTGAGCTGGTCAAATCCGACTTCTATGAAGCCGTGATGGAAAGCAAAGCGCGCGTCACCTATGGTGAAGCCCAGGAAATCATTGACGGGAACGAAGTTGAAAAACACAAACACGTCAAAGACCACATCCTGCGTCTTTCCGACCTTGCGAAGATCCTTATGGCGAAACGCTTCAAAGAAGGATCTCTGGATCTGGAAATCCCCGAAACCGAACTGGTTATCGACGGCGCCGGAGTTCCTGTGGACATTCAGCGCTCTGAGCGCCTGTTTGCCCACCGCCTGATTGAGGAAATGATGCTGGCGGCGAACGTCGCCGTAGCCAAGTTCCTGTCCAGCCGCGAAATTCCAGCCTTGTACCGCATTCACGAACCGCCGAATGAAATGGCGATTCGTACTTTGGAAAAATACCTGGCAAATTTCGGTGGTAAAACCAAACTGGGCAGCGGCAAACTGCAAAAGCGCCTGACCAAGGCGCTGGAAGAATTTGAAGGTCGCCCGGAAGCCCAGATCCTGAATATCCTGACGTTGCGATCCATGAGTCAGGCGAAATACAACATGAATAACGTCGGCCATTTTGGTTTGGGTTTTGAGTTTTACACTCACTTCACATCCCCGATCCGCCGTTATCCTGATCTGATCGTGCATCGCCTGCTTAAGACTCAAGTGATGCCCAATTCCCGCTATCGCCTGATGAGCGAAGATGATCTGGCCACAGCTGGAACCATTCTTTCCGCCGCAGAACAACGCTCCACCAAGGCGGAACGCCAGGTTCAGTCCATCAAAAAAGCCCGCTTCATGCAGAAATTCATTGGCCAGGAATTCGATGGAATGATCAGTTCAGTGGCGAAATTCGGCGTGTTTGTGCTGCTTCGTGAATACGACATTGACGGTCTGGTACGCCTGGATGATCTGGGTGGGGACCGCTTTGAATTTGACGAAGAAAACCTGCGCCTGGTGGCGAAACGTTCCGGTTTTGCCTATTCCATCGGGGACAGCATCCGAATTCAAGTCGTGGCTGCCGATCCGGAGCAGGGGCAGATCAACTTTGCTCTGGCAGGCCTTGAAAAAGAAGAACACGACGACGCCAGAACCCCGGCAGAAAGATCCGCATCCGCGGTTCTAAAACGTCTGCATGGTGATAAGCGACCTAAAGATCACATCAGTCACGGCAAGAAAAAACATCAGGACCGTGAGTTTGAACGCGGCGAAAAGCGTGCTGACAAAAAAGCTGGCAACAAGGACTTCGGCAAAAAGAAAGAGTTCGGGAAAAAGAACTTCCGCGAGGAAGGCCCGGATCGTTTCAAGCAGAAGCCTGGAAAGTCCAAGTTCTTTGGCGACGTTCGCAAAGATGCCCCGGAAGGCAGCTCAGAGAAGCTGCGCAAGGTGGAAAAGCAGTACAATCTGAAGCCACGCCAGCTGGACAACGAGGAAAAGCGGGGTCCAGACAAGTCCCTGCTCGAAATGATCCTTGGTCCAGAGAGATACCGTGAGCAAGTCAACGGAGACGCTGCAGACAAACCAAAGCTCAGTAAAAAATTGATGTTTGCCGAACAGTCTAAACTCCGGGATAATGACGACAATTCGGAGAAGAATAGTGACAGCCTTAAACACCGGACGCCAGATCGGAAAGACTCTAAAAAACGCGGCAAGACTGAGAACGATCGTGGGGGTGTTCGCAAAGCACGGGTTTCACCAGGTCGCGGAAAAGGTAAAGCTCGGTAA
- a CDS encoding tetratricopeptide repeat protein — MKNLRRITLISIVVLGALNGRLALADKMNAGTQDLVIQKMERVLSAIGKEDPSWVPTQQRLADLLAERARDRFMLEVEANCDGCKGSKADRQKAIGIYEELLRQVSLNEHGPILFQLAHLYEMAGQNDNAIRLFEQIIKEAKAKKINPAIVSRSHASLGDLLFQKNKFKDARYHYVIALKDDKLENRALVTYNMAWCDFNEDKLSSAITILETLLKNKHLITRDTEEGSKYDPVFHADIMRDLATFYSRKDINDKEIAQFESLAPAQNRKELLYHFASEADRLGQKQAAHKILNRYLEQPDLTKSERLSAFVRMAQVNYDRGQTTQSTQDFAKAAAAFKNTDCDDESKCEELQKTMKRYVTELHRLKKLNPDQDLLNAYVIYNKTFPTDIEMANRGSQIAMDMKKYPLAIQIYRSISESRKFSAKEREEALNNEVSAAEKSQDLNLRREAYVHYLKYSDNDAKSFEVRYQLAYLSYQQKQLKEAAVAFNDLAEDKKGSADLRKKAADLSLDAAAQLKDEESLQKWAWDYAKLFPAHRAEFETLARKALMNEVAAVANNPKSSSSDMKKALKKVMSTDVATAKPAEKVLFYTNASVLAQKTGEDGIYVQSILALIAMNEVSDSRKDELREQLAAHYEKHLDFKNAYRMASQVRSSKVSEKDREFRLGTLADLAEMNPEKHYKAALKAGLKGERSLIMRSRLVLLSSNPVKELKAQAPELKQKPDLLNETALLVYARTMDKSGLKSVFEMKELRRKSAAQFFQKQDFYNKVANFHPKIASHQLNGKNDRTVQKSIQERMSLTAKADGLLKESLALKDITAQLIVLNIVASENERLVKDLASLPMPKGLSPAEQRQYVDLLKGRSKPYLLKARTAKQKMDELWAQSPALGQLAAEYKMARPEIQKLLLREMQILEELPGRGRMKSAVSDALDSSSFSSRDLVSARKSVSENPSNVRDLENLKYLETKMGHPLMPSYLEARLNQIQKGKSL; from the coding sequence ATGAAAAATCTAAGACGAATCACTCTGATCAGTATCGTAGTCCTTGGTGCTCTGAATGGTCGTCTTGCCCTTGCTGACAAGATGAACGCCGGAACGCAGGACCTGGTTATCCAGAAAATGGAGCGGGTCCTATCTGCCATTGGCAAAGAAGATCCATCCTGGGTTCCGACCCAGCAGCGCCTGGCCGATTTGCTGGCTGAACGTGCGCGTGACCGCTTCATGCTGGAAGTCGAAGCCAATTGTGACGGCTGCAAAGGATCGAAAGCCGACCGTCAGAAGGCCATTGGTATCTATGAGGAACTGCTTCGTCAGGTCAGCCTGAACGAACATGGTCCTATCCTGTTCCAACTGGCTCATTTGTACGAAATGGCCGGCCAGAACGACAACGCGATTCGTCTGTTTGAACAAATCATCAAGGAAGCCAAAGCCAAGAAAATCAATCCGGCGATTGTTTCCCGGTCCCACGCCTCTTTGGGCGACCTGTTGTTCCAAAAGAACAAATTCAAAGATGCCCGTTATCACTATGTGATCGCTCTTAAAGACGACAAACTGGAAAACCGCGCCCTGGTGACTTACAACATGGCTTGGTGTGATTTCAACGAGGACAAACTTTCCTCTGCAATCACAATCCTGGAAACGCTTCTTAAAAACAAACACCTGATCACCCGCGACACGGAAGAAGGCTCCAAATACGACCCGGTTTTCCATGCCGATATCATGCGTGATCTGGCGACTTTCTATTCCCGCAAAGACATCAACGACAAAGAAATTGCCCAGTTTGAATCCCTGGCTCCAGCACAGAACCGCAAAGAGTTGCTGTATCACTTTGCCAGTGAAGCGGACCGTCTGGGACAAAAGCAGGCCGCCCATAAAATCCTGAACCGCTATCTTGAACAGCCGGATCTGACCAAGTCAGAGCGCCTGTCAGCGTTTGTGCGCATGGCACAAGTGAACTATGACCGTGGTCAGACCACGCAGTCGACGCAGGACTTTGCCAAAGCGGCGGCAGCCTTCAAAAACACTGATTGTGATGATGAATCCAAGTGTGAAGAGCTGCAGAAAACAATGAAGCGTTATGTAACAGAGCTTCACCGTCTGAAAAAGCTGAATCCGGACCAGGATCTGCTGAACGCTTACGTTATCTATAACAAGACTTTCCCGACAGACATCGAGATGGCGAACCGCGGTTCCCAGATCGCAATGGATATGAAGAAGTATCCACTGGCAATCCAGATCTATCGCAGCATCAGCGAAAGCCGCAAGTTCTCTGCCAAAGAACGCGAAGAGGCTTTGAACAATGAAGTTTCCGCAGCGGAAAAGTCCCAAGACCTGAATTTGCGCCGTGAAGCCTATGTTCACTATTTGAAATATTCCGACAACGATGCAAAATCCTTCGAAGTTCGTTACCAGCTGGCTTATCTGAGCTATCAGCAAAAGCAACTGAAAGAGGCCGCGGTCGCCTTCAACGACCTGGCCGAAGACAAAAAAGGTTCTGCTGATCTTCGCAAGAAAGCCGCGGACCTTTCTTTGGATGCGGCCGCTCAACTAAAGGACGAAGAGTCACTGCAAAAATGGGCTTGGGACTATGCGAAGCTTTTCCCTGCGCACCGTGCAGAGTTTGAAACTCTGGCACGCAAAGCTCTTATGAATGAGGTCGCGGCGGTGGCCAACAATCCAAAATCGTCTTCTTCAGACATGAAAAAAGCCCTGAAGAAGGTGATGAGCACTGACGTGGCGACAGCAAAACCTGCTGAAAAAGTTCTGTTCTACACCAACGCCAGCGTTCTGGCTCAGAAGACCGGCGAAGATGGAATCTATGTTCAGTCCATCCTGGCTTTGATTGCCATGAACGAAGTTTCTGATTCCAGAAAAGATGAACTGCGCGAACAGCTGGCAGCTCACTACGAAAAACATCTGGATTTCAAAAATGCTTACCGCATGGCTTCTCAGGTGCGCAGCTCGAAAGTGTCAGAAAAAGACCGCGAGTTCCGTCTGGGCACATTGGCGGATCTGGCTGAAATGAATCCAGAAAAACACTATAAGGCAGCATTGAAGGCCGGCCTTAAAGGTGAGCGTTCTTTGATCATGAGATCCCGTCTGGTTCTGCTTTCATCCAACCCGGTGAAAGAGCTGAAAGCTCAGGCGCCAGAGTTGAAACAAAAACCGGATCTGCTGAATGAAACTGCTTTGCTGGTTTACGCCCGCACCATGGACAAATCCGGTTTGAAATCCGTATTTGAAATGAAAGAACTTCGTCGCAAGTCCGCGGCGCAGTTCTTCCAAAAACAGGACTTCTACAACAAGGTGGCTAACTTCCATCCGAAGATTGCCTCCCACCAGTTGAATGGCAAGAACGATCGCACTGTTCAGAAATCCATTCAAGAGCGCATGAGCCTGACAGCAAAAGCAGATGGCTTGCTGAAGGAATCTTTGGCACTGAAAGACATCACGGCTCAGCTGATTGTGTTGAACATCGTGGCGTCTGAAAATGAACGTCTGGTGAAAGACCTGGCTTCTTTGCCGATGCCAAAAGGTTTGAGCCCGGCAGAACAGCGTCAGTATGTGGACCTGCTGAAGGGCCGTTCCAAGCCGTACCTGCTGAAAGCCCGCACGGCAAAGCAGAAGATGGATGAACTGTGGGCACAGTCCCCGGCTTTGGGTCAACTGGCTGCTGAATACAAAATGGCGCGTCCTGAAATCCAGAAGCTGCTTCTGCGTGAAATGCAGATTCTGGAAGAGCTTCCAGGCCGTGGCCGTATGAAGTCCGCCGTATCGGATGCTTTGGATTCGTCATCCTTCTCCAGCCGTGACCTGGTTTCTGCACGTAAATCCGTGTCTGAAAACCCGTCCAATGTGCGTGACCTGGAAAACCTGAAATACCTAGAGACAAAAATGGGCCACCCCCTGATGCCGTCCTACCTGGAAGCCCGTTTAAATCAAATTCAGAAAGGAAAGAGCCTATGA
- a CDS encoding ExbD/TolR family protein has protein sequence MRKSLLENAASPKRSPMTESLTLSSGGKKKGLFRRELALALPLTSLIDAFSIIVIYLLIGTQNSGMETQIPNKMTLPSANHSQGVEKITPILRIEKGSYFLDDKRVAANDLTNKLAELKKNTEEKELELMVQADTEMRYADLDPLLKAGSLAGIEKLKFAVVPGK, from the coding sequence ATGAGAAAATCATTATTGGAAAATGCGGCATCCCCTAAACGTTCACCAATGACTGAGTCGCTGACTTTGAGCAGTGGTGGCAAAAAGAAAGGCTTGTTCCGTCGTGAGCTGGCTCTGGCTTTGCCACTAACGTCCTTAATCGATGCGTTTTCGATCATCGTGATCTATCTGTTGATCGGGACTCAAAACAGCGGGATGGAAACACAGATTCCAAATAAAATGACTCTGCCTTCGGCCAATCACAGCCAGGGTGTGGAAAAGATCACCCCGATTCTGCGCATCGAAAAAGGGAGCTACTTCCTTGATGACAAGCGTGTGGCCGCCAACGACCTGACAAACAAGTTGGCGGAACTGAAAAAGAACACCGAGGAAAAAGAACTTGAGCTGATGGTTCAAGCAGACACGGAAATGAGATACGCCGACCTGGATCCTCTGCTAAAAGCCGGATCCCTGGCCGGTATCGAAAAACTAAAATTCGCTGTGGTGCCGGGCAAATGA
- a CDS encoding outer membrane beta-barrel protein: MKIPMLLSTLLVLGSFNAHAAEISGLTVTGEVAFDYSFLSTKDTAMQNTDGVTNEAYRLRNAQVLISKETEQVYFVTRLNYAPTAYQSSLTDNKTANFGMLDQAEIFYKAMPNLYIGFGRFLTTMGYESLMKYENAFYSTTIAYQSIVPGYGEGLRAKYVAGDWLTATLSTYNQAAYGAFGEDYAPTKTTELSATGKGAGLTWFAGYYLGTDDPAGVKTERSSSSVWASYQITENFLAALIYDSLTTKPDGDRLHWSDATTVLLTYGLGRNNLGLRYEMVRGANEIGYGAADTVNSISVSDKFVLNDNFNLYVEYRQDMSNEDAFVDGDGAATDKASVVTLGALAHF, from the coding sequence GTGAAAATCCCAATGCTACTTTCCACTTTGCTGGTGCTTGGCAGTTTCAACGCACACGCCGCAGAAATCTCTGGCCTGACAGTGACCGGAGAGGTCGCTTTCGATTACAGCTTCCTATCCACTAAAGACACAGCCATGCAAAATACAGATGGCGTTACAAATGAGGCGTACCGCCTGCGCAACGCACAGGTGCTGATCAGTAAGGAAACCGAACAGGTGTATTTCGTGACCCGCCTGAACTATGCGCCGACGGCTTATCAATCTTCACTTACAGACAATAAAACAGCGAACTTTGGTATGCTGGACCAGGCAGAAATCTTCTACAAAGCCATGCCCAATCTTTATATTGGTTTCGGTCGCTTCCTGACCACCATGGGATATGAATCATTGATGAAGTATGAAAACGCTTTCTACAGCACAACGATCGCTTACCAAAGCATCGTGCCTGGCTACGGTGAAGGTCTGCGTGCAAAGTACGTTGCCGGCGACTGGCTGACAGCCACTTTGTCCACTTATAACCAAGCCGCCTACGGCGCCTTCGGTGAAGACTATGCTCCAACCAAAACAACAGAACTGTCTGCAACAGGAAAGGGCGCAGGTCTGACCTGGTTTGCGGGTTACTATCTGGGCACCGATGATCCTGCAGGCGTAAAGACTGAAAGATCCTCTTCCAGTGTGTGGGCCTCTTATCAGATCACTGAAAACTTCCTGGCAGCCTTGATCTATGATTCATTGACGACGAAACCAGATGGCGACCGTTTGCACTGGTCTGACGCCACAACGGTTCTACTGACTTATGGTCTAGGTCGCAACAACCTGGGTCTGCGCTATGAAATGGTCCGTGGCGCCAATGAGATCGGCTACGGAGCGGCTGACACTGTGAACTCTATCAGTGTGTCAGACAAATTCGTCCTGAATGACAACTTCAATCTGTATGTGGAGTACCGTCAGGACATGTCCAACGAAGATGCCTTCGTGGATGGTGATGGCGCCGCCACCGACAAGGCCAGCGTTGTGACCCTGGGCGCACTGGCGCACTTCTAG
- a CDS encoding ExbD/TolR family protein, with translation MSSNKELNFEINILPILDILSVMICFLLLTAVWIQIGTLDTKQAIGDNSTAGAKNPPSLWVTMAADGGVQLSLRDLPQAKVLESRITKSTKGVNWEALEGKLKALRDQYPDLKTSVVRPEANTSYGDVIRVMDRLKQSAFEGVGLSPLG, from the coding sequence ATGAGCAGCAATAAAGAGTTGAACTTCGAAATCAACATCCTGCCCATTCTGGACATCCTGTCAGTCATGATTTGCTTCTTGCTTCTGACTGCGGTGTGGATCCAGATCGGGACACTGGATACCAAGCAGGCTATTGGAGACAACTCCACAGCCGGCGCCAAGAATCCCCCTTCACTTTGGGTGACGATGGCTGCTGACGGTGGCGTTCAGCTCTCTTTGCGTGATCTTCCCCAGGCCAAGGTTCTTGAGTCCCGCATTACCAAATCCACCAAGGGTGTGAACTGGGAAGCGCTGGAAGGAAAGCTGAAGGCTCTGCGAGATCAGTATCCGGATCTTAAAACAAGTGTTGTGCGCCCGGAAGCGAACACGTCCTACGGTGATGTGATTCGCGTGATGGACCGCCTGAAACAAAGTGCCTTTGAAGGCGTGGGCTTGTCCCCGCTGGGGTAG